CACCATGCCCTCCACTGTTACACACGACGTCGCCCACGGCATCCCGGGACCTGCGGGTCCGCCGGCCGCCGGAACCGTGCGGCGACGGGGCGAGGATCGAGATGCACGGTGCACGCGCGGAGAACGGGCCGTTCGAGGCGGCCAGGAAGGCGATCTGGGCGGCCCCGCCGAACGAGGTGATCTCCGTCGCGGCCGACCTGCTCGACCGGCACGCCGGCGGCACGGACACCGAGGTCCTGGTGATCGACTACCGGCAGACGTTCCTGGTCCGGACGCGCTCCGCCGGCGACGACGTCCCCGTGGACAACACGCCGCCGGGCCGGGCGTTCGCGTCGCAGCGGATGGTCCGGGAGGACGGGGGCGGCCTCGCCCACCTGCCGCTGACCGTGAAGGGGGAGCGGATCGGGATCCTGTCGGTGCGGCTCCCGGACGGCGGGCCGCCCTGGCTGGACGACTTCGCCGGCGTGCTCGCCCGCGCCCTCAAGATCGCTGATCAGGCCACCGACACGTACCGGCGCCTGCGCCGGCGGACGCGGCTGACGCTGGCCGCCGAGATGCAGTGGGACATGCTGCCCGCGCCCGCCTACGAGGCGACCGAGCTCTGCTTCGCGGGCCAGTTGGAGCCCGCCTACGCGGTGTGGGGCGACGCGTTCGACTGGGCCGCGTCCGGCGGGCGGTTCACGCTGACCGTCAGCAACGGGATGGGGTCGGGCACCGAGTCGGC
The sequence above is a segment of the Actinomadura coerulea genome. Coding sequences within it:
- a CDS encoding PP2C family protein-serine/threonine phosphatase, encoding MHGARAENGPFEAARKAIWAAPPNEVISVAADLLDRHAGGTDTEVLVIDYRQTFLVRTRSAGDDVPVDNTPPGRAFASQRMVREDGGGLAHLPLTVKGERIGILSVRLPDGGPPWLDDFAGVLARALKIADQATDTYRRLRRRTRLTLAAEMQWDMLPAPAYEATELCFAGQLEPAYAVWGDAFDWAASGGRFTLTVSNGMGSGTESAELTHLAISALRNARRSGGDIVEQAELADEAVFGRHRGERLVDALLLEFDLADGRVRAIDAGSPRITRMRGGTTDRIGFEAQMPLGMFGDTRYVPQEFAVEPGDRLVIVSDGVHAARSPAGVLYGDAGLPQAMRATRLQDPPEAVRTMVRHYVGFHEDTEPSDDAVIVCVDWTGRNPDAGQAVEET